The genomic window TATTTAATCCGGAAGAGTCCGTAGATTTTCAGGGAAATACCGGTCCTTTTATTCAATATACCTACGCTCGTATTCAGGCTATACTTCGGAAAGCAAAAGAGGATGGTCAGGATATTTACCAGGTTCCTACTATTGAACTACAAGATAAAGAACGCGAATTATTAAAATTAGTGTTACAATTTCCGGAAATTATTCAACAAGCCGCCCAGGATTTAAGTCCGGCACAAATTGCAAATTATACGTATGACCTGGTTAAAAGTTATAATTCATTTTTTCAAAATATCTCCATTTTCGGAGCACAAAATGAAGCACAAACTCAATTTCGGGTAACACTATCCAGTATAGTGGGTAACACAATTAAGAATTCTTTAGAATTACTGGGAATCGCAGTGCCCGAAAGAATGTAATTAGTGTTCTTTGTTAATTATTTTCATCGTACTATCTATTAATATAACTAATTGATAATCAAGTAATTAATTTTTATAATTATAAAAATAATAATTTCCTTAATTTTAATAACGAAAGATTAAACAAATGTTTAATTTTTTAACATTTAAATTTCCATATCAATTTATTTTGTGTTAATTTTAAGATTATAACACTTTACTGACCTTTATTATAATCTTAATGAATTATCAAATTACTAAATCTACTCAAAGTGACTTAGGGCAATTACAACAATTTTTCTATGATGTTGTGACTAATTTTAAATCGCAAAGAATTATGAGTCTTGATACTCAGAAATATATGCGATTAGTTGCAGATAGAAATTTTTGGAACGATAAATTTAAAAATGCATTTGTATATACGGTAAAATTAAATAGTGAAATCCTTGGAGTTGCTATGCTGCTTAAAGACGGAACGATTCCTGTTTTATTAGTACATCATAACTATCGTAGAAAGGGTATTGCTACCCGCCTTTACCATACTTTGGAAGCAGTTGCTTTACATAATCACATTTTAGTTCTTAAAATCGCTATTGAGGAAAAAAGAACAGTGTTCTTTAAAAAAGTCGGATTTGAAATAGCTACAACTGTTCAGAAAGCTGTGGGAAGCGAGGATTTTAAAGAGTTAGTAGCCATAAAATATTTAAAATATTATTCTAAAAACTAGATTAGGGGTAAAACCTAATCCCTCTTCTTCAATTTCTGTAATTTGGTTGTCAGAACTTAAACGATAGTAGCGATTGGTAATATTATTTCTAGAAAATGTATTCCATACGGAGAGTCCTACCATACTTCTCAATTTATCAGACCATCGGAATTTGTAGGTTGCTGAAATGTCCATTCGTACATAGTCTTCCAGTCGATCAGAATTAGGAAATTCGTAGGTAATAGAATCAGTAATTGAAGTATCTGTATCAAAACGGGGCAATGTACTAGGTATTCCAGTTCTCCAGGTAAGTCCTGCCGATACGGCTAATTTCCTGGTACTATAGGCAGCTGCTATATTTATCTGATGCCGAATGTCGATGTTATTTTTAAAGTTGGAGTCTTCTAAGGTAGTAAACTCGTAATCATTTTGAGCATAGGAATACCCAATCCAAGTATTAAAATCTTTAATCTTCTTAGTAACTAAAAAGTCCATACCTTTTACGTTATAAGCACCGGTGTCATTTGCAAATTCATATTGATTTAAAAAACCCTGGCTTCTAGCTAAAATTCCATTTACGTTTTTATAGTAAAAATCAGTTTGAATAAGGAAAGACCGGTTTTGATATTGTAAACCTGAAGAAATTTGTTGGCTTGTTACCACTGGAATAATTTCTAAAGGATTGTCACTGGTATCATCTGCAAGTACCCACCGTCTATTTTCAACACCTAAAAAATCATTTTGAAAATCAATAATCTGAGTGGTAGTCTGACTTTTTAATTCTCCTAACAATTCAAAAGTAAAATGCTTATTTAATTTTTGTTGATAACTGATTCTGGGTTCTACATAGGTTTTATCTAACTTAGTAATATAGTTTATGCGTAATCCGGCATTTAGCATTGTTTTTTTATTTAAAGAATTAAAAGAAACCTCGGTAAACCCACTATGCGTCCTTAATACATCTTTTTCACTAGCTATAAATCCGGGGTTATCAATTCTTCTTAGATTAGCAATTCCCGTTTCATTAAACTGGTAACCTATCTTTGCATTTATTTTATTAGAGACAGTACGATTTAAAATACTTTTAACCCCTGTTTCCAGTACGTCATTCCGCTGTATTAAAGTCTGATTATTAATTACATCAGAATTGTTAGATTCCAGGAGGTAGCTGGAACCATATATAAAAATCTCGCTTTTCCAGTCCGGAGTCCAATCTCGAATATGGGAAAGTCCTAATGCATAATTATTTTGAGAAATACTACTTTGTTTTGAAGTATTGTTGTTATCTTCCATACTATTTTCCTGAAATAGAAGATTATTGCCCATTAAGATCCCATTAACTTTTAGCATATCTTTTTTTCCAATTTTAAAAAGACCCCGAATGCTCGCATCTCTAAATGAAAAATCGATATCAGAATTGTTCATATCTACTACTTCTGTATCTTGAAATGCTTTATCAAAAAATTGAGTATAGGTTGGTGTTTCTACAAAATCATTAATGGACCTTCTGAAAGCTATCTGAACAGAGGAATTTTTTGAAATGGGTGTGTCAACATAAATATCCGTACTAATTAGATTTAACCCTGCGCTAGCGGTAAAAGTGTGTTGGACTTCATTACTGGTATTCATTTCAATAACCGAAGATACTCCATCACCGTAAGAAGCGTCCGTTCCGTTTTTATAAACTCTTACATTACTCGTGAGGTAGGGATTAAATGTAGAAATCAAACCAAAAAAATGACTGAACTGATACATTTTAATTCCATCCCAAAGAATAAGATTTTGATCACGAGTACCTCCTCTTATATTTAAATCTGAGATAGTTTCGTTAGCACTGGTGATCCCTGGTAAAGACTGTAAGGTTTGTAGTAAATCCGGTTCAGTTAACCCTGGCAAAATACCAAAATCCGAATAGTCCAAAGAGATAGACCCATCTGAATTTTTGAAGATACCTTTTATTAAATAATTGGTAACAACCACTTCTTCCAGATCAAGAGAGACTGTTTGCAATATAATAGGTTTACAGGTATTAGAAGTAAATTGTTTAGCTAAGAAGCGTTTTGTAATGTATCCCGGTGCTGAGATAACGATGGTTTCTTTCTCTTCTGTTGCTACAAAGTTGAATTCACCACGACCATCCGTTGTTTTTCTAAAATCATTTCCATTCACAACGGCTTCAATTGGATTGCCATTGATATTTGTGACAATGCCACATTTAACTATCGATTTAGCATCTTGAAGGTAAACCGCTATAATATTATTAGGCAATACTTTAAATTCAAGATTGCAATGTTTTTGAAAGTATTCTAATAAAACTAAAATTTCCTTTTGATCAGGTAAAGGAATCGGTATTTCAACATCTCTAATATCTCGATCTAAATAGGAAAAGGTGTAAGGAGAAGTGTTAGAAACTTCTACCAATATAGCAGATAAACTCTTTTTTTTAATCTTAGCCTGACTAAAAACAAAAGAGAATATAAAATAAAAAACTATGGAAAGTATATGTTTTCGTTTGTTTTTTCCGAAAGTCAATCTTTATATAAAGTTATAATATTATGATTTATTGAATATTTTAACTGCATTGGTACGATAATCGATTGCAACGCAGATTTAAAATCTGAATTTACAAAATTACCGGTAAATAACAGCTTAGAATCAATAGTATTATAATTTATCTTTTTACCATACTGTCTTTCAAACTCTTCAATTACTAAATAAAGAGGAACACTTTTGAAGCTACTAACATTGTCTAACCAGGAAGGTGCGGATTGCAAATCACTAAATTGATGAAGCGTACCTTCAACTAATTGAACGGATTGACCTTTAGTTAATTCATAATATTTTTTATTAACAGTTATACCTACTCTACCTTCATAGCATTGAACTTGAAAAAAGGAACCGCGGTTAATAACATTAAACTCGGTACCTAAAACGCTTACTGTACCTTGTTTGGTTTTAACATCAAACTTTTTGCCTTTGGCTACTTTAAAATAAGCTTCCCCTTCTAACTTTACACTTCGATTATTCTTCCAATGTTCTTTATCGTAGGCTATAGTAGAAGCTGCATTGAGTACAACTCTTGACTGATCTGGTAAGTTAAAACCTTTAGTTTCTGCAATGGTAGTCTGTAAGTTTTTACTACCATTGCTAGTAAAACCGATAAAATAAACAGCGAACCCTAGAATAAAAATAGCTGCAATTCGAACCATCCAACTTACTATCGGGGTATCTAAAAATTTCTTTAATCTAGAATTTTGATTTCTAGTTTCTAATAAGTGTTGTAAACTTTCTTCTTGATTAAATTCAGGCGCCCGAAAAGATGTAGCTCCTTCTCCTATTTTTATTACAGACTGATAAACATCTAATTCCTCAAAAGCTTTCATTTCTGAGGAAGACATAGATTCTCGATTAAGCCATTTCAAAATTAATTCTTCCTTATTCATATCTTTTCAAGCTTTATACTAGCAATATCTTTTCTTTTTACATATAAAACAACTCAAGAACAAAAATTCCTAACTTTTAAGTATAATTTTATTATATTTTGTTAATTTCTTCCATTAATTTATCTACCGCTCCGTAGATTCTCTTTTCAACAGCCTTTTTTGATATACCAAGGATATCTGCAATTTCCTGGTGCTTTTTACCTTCGGCTCGATTCATTAAAAACGCAATTCTTTGAGCTTCACTAAGTTTATTTAACGCTATCTCGTATTTTTTAAAGTATTCTTTTTCTTCAAGTATTCGTTCCGGGTTGTTTTTATCCACATCCTTATGATATGCAGAATAATCAGTTTGATATCTGAATCGAACGTTATCATGCTTTATATCATTCAAACTTAGATTCTTGGCAACTGTAAATAAAAAACTTTTGGCCTTATCCGGAGTGACCTCCTTACATAAATTCCAAAGTTTTATAAAAGCCTCCTGGACTTTATCCCCCGGATCTACTGCGTTACCATATTTATAGTAAATAAAATCATGGAGGTTTTTTGCATGTTCTGCATGTAATTTCGCATAAATACCTTCATCACAAACGTTACTAAAAAGAGATTTAGTTTTTGATCTCATATATTTTTACATCAGGTAGAGAATTCTATTTTAGTAACTTAAAAAGTTGTAAATTTAAGAATTGTTATAGTTTTTTAATTGAAAAGAAGTTATAATTTGAAAAATATGTTTTTATGGTAGGATATTGTTCGAATTAGTTGTTTTATAGATAGGAAATATCAGGTTATGTGGTTTAACTTTTTTAAGAAAATAGCATTTTTCATCGTCTTTCTGCTCTGTTTGGTAAGTTGTCAGGTAGAGGAAGAAATGATGATTGAAGAAGAATTCGCAGAGTTAGTAGATAGCGAACTCTTAGAATTGCTTAGTAAAGTTGTATCAGATGATGATAGTGAGGTGATTGAAGTTATAGACGAAAATTGTTTTGTTGTAAAACTTCCGCATGATTTATTATTGCTGGATGGATATGAACAAGTTCTTATTGAAAGTAAAGAACAATATGATAGTATTGTAGAACTAAAAGGAGAGGACTTTGTAGTTTGGTTTTATCCTATTTTTATCGATGAAAGTTTTACGGAAGGTACCGAAGTTTTAATTTTTGATGAAGATGAGTTAGAAGCTGCAGAGGTTTCCTTGTGTCCAAGGAAAGATAGCATAGTTAGTGATAATATTCTTTGTATGGATTTTATGTATCCCTTTGATGTAAAGATGTTTGATACTAAGAGAAATTCTTTTAAAACATTGGCTATGAGTCATGACGAAGTGGTACAACAACTGGTAAAGGATAAAAAGTCCTGGGACAGAGTTTCTATTAATTATCCTATTTATCTGAAGTGTTTAAGACTAGATGAAATATTTAAAGTTACTAATAATGACGAATTGGAAGAATTTCTGAAAAGTAACGAAAATACATGCCTTTAATTGATTCTAATTGTTTACCATCACAGATTATTAGGGACCTTTCAAAAAATCTAGCTCTAAGATTATCTTAAATTCTTAAAAGCATAGGTTTAACTCAGTATGGTACTTCCGTCTAGAAACAAGCAGAACATATAACACTCCTGCACGATAAGAATTTCTAAAAAGTAATAAATTACTATCCTGTAATTTTAAATAATTTGTCTGTACTTGTTGCGAACCATAGTTGCAATAAGCTGAAAATTAGATCTTCATTTTTAATTCGCTTAATAGGACAGTAAAATAAGCAACTTAAAGAATCTTTTACTCCTTCTAGTATCTTTATGCTACTACATAATTTTTTAGCGTTACAATACTTCAAATAGCAGATAACTGCGATCTTCTTCTATAATTTTTTATTTTATTAATTCATTTTGTTTAATAATTTACGTTTTTAATTAAACAAAAAGTTAAAATTTTATTAAAGTGATAATTCCTAGGTATGATTATCAGAAATCAAGTTGTTTAATGATTAGTATAAAAGATTAAACAATTTTAATTAGCGGAGAGGCTTATCTATACAACCGGTTGTCGCCATCAGCAAAGAATCCTTTGATTTAACGTACTACTATTCAATTAACACTTTAAAATTTATTAACATGAAAAATTATTTTAAAAAATTTCTATTACCCTTTATAAGCGTCATTATGCTGACCGTTTTGTTTTCTTGTCAGGAGGATGATAATAATAGTATACCGGAACCGGAACCTATAGGAATTGAAGAATCTCCTATCATTAGTTTTGATGAAATTGATGAGCTTACACAAAATACGGTAGATGGTGAATTAAACTTACCGGAAGATGACCAAGTAGTAACTAAAAACGGGATTAAAATAAGTAGAGAACGATTTACTTATGATTTTAACGCTGAGGTAAATAGTGGAAGTGGAGTAGGTACCGTTTTATCCGGAAGGTTAAGACTAAATATTACTCTATATCACGCAAGCTTTGCCCTTATACGGGGGAGACTCACTTTACCTGATGGAAGTAGAGCTCGTACCAGAGGGGCTATTGTAAGTGACGGTACTGTTTATCTGATTATTGAATTAGGAAGGTTTGATAGAGTTGCAGGTATCGGTAGGATAGGAAAAGACGGAAATCTTGCCGGAAGATTCGCCTTATTTGCAAATGGCTTAGGACGCGGAGATTGGACTGCTGAGTTAGTAAACTCTACAGTACCTACACAAACCATTGTTGACTTGATTGTAGCAGATGGACGTTTTACCTCTTTAGTAGGCGCGCTACAAGAAGCAGAATTAGTTGAAACTTTATCCGGAAAAGGACCATTTACCGTATTTGCTCCAACAGATGAAGCTTTTAGTGCTTTATCCGCAGTACCTTCCGGAGATGATTTACTCCAGGTATTATTATATCATGGGCTTAGTGGTAAGTTTAATACCCGTAAACTATTAGTAGAAAAAATGACGGAAACCTTACAAGGTAGTAAAGTCAAGGTGAGTTTAAATGATAATAATGAAATCGTGATTAACGATACGGTTAAATTATTAGAAGCTAATATTACAGGATCTAACGGTATCTTTCATGTTATTGATGCAGTGTTAATTCCACCAACTCCAAAGACTATTGTAGAAATCGCTGTGGAAACTCCTGAGTTATCAACTCTTGTTAGCGCAGTACAAGCAGCTGGATTGGTAGATGCCCTAAATGGCGAAGGTCCGTTAACCGTATTTGCACCAACTAATGATGCTTTTGCAGCTTTAAGTGCTTTACCAGAAGGAGACGCTTTAACTGAAGTATTGACGTATCACGTAGCTTCCGGAGCTTTTTCAGCAGCAGACTTATTAGAAAAACAAACGGTTACTACTTTACAGGGAGACGAAGTAACTATTGAGCAACAAGGTGATAAAGTTTTACTAAACGGCTCTATTGAAGTTGCTATTGCTGATATCGAAGCTTCTAATGGTATTGTGCATGTAATTACCGGAGTGTTAATTCCGGCTGTTGCTCCTTCAAAAACAATTGTAGAGATTGCTCTAGAAACTCCTGAGTTATCGACTCTTGTTAGCGCAGTACAAGCGGCTGGATTGGTTGATGCCCTAAATGGCGAAGGTCCGTTAACCGTATTTGCACCAACTAATGATGCTTTTGCAGCTTTAAGTGCTTTACCAGAAGGAGATGCTTTAACTGAAGTATTAACGTATCACGTAGCTTCCGGAGCTTTTTCAGCAGCAGATTTGTTAGAAAAACAAACGGTTACTACCTTACAGGGAGACGAAGTTACTATTGAGCAACAAGGTGATAAAGTTTTACTAAACGGCTCTATTGAAGTTGCCATTGCTGATATCGAAGCTTCTAATGGTATTGTCCATGTAATTACCGGAGTGTTAATTCCGGAACAAGATAACACTCCCACCATATTAGATATAGTAAAGAAAAATGATAATTTTTCTATCCTTTACGGTATAATTGGTAGTCTGGGATTAGAAGATGCTCTTAACGGAACAAACCCTATTACGGTATTTGCTCCAAACAATAGAGCTTTCCAAAAAAATCCTGGTATATCAATGAGTGAATATGAAACTATCATTAAGAATCACATTTTGGCAGGTAGTTTTAAAGCTTCCAATTTGTTAGACCAAGGAAGCGTAAGGAATATACAACAAAAGAAAATTACCGTAAAACAAGATAAAAAGGGTAATGTTGTTGTAGCAAATCAGGCAAAAGTCATTCGAGCTGATATTGAAGCATCAAATGGTACGGTTCATATTATAAATGATGTACTTTTATTAAAGTAGTATTCCTGTAACGGACTCAACTATAAATATAGAGGGCTGTCTTACTAATGATTAAGACAGCCCTCTTTTATTGTTTTTGATCTAAGATTATTTTTTTACAATTCGTTCTATTATTGTATTTTCTTTTGAAGTAATATGTACTAAATACATACCGGATTGTACATTTGAAAGTGTAATATAAGTAGTGGTAGCTATGGTTACATCTATAAATACTAATTTCCCTGCGGTAGTAAACACTTTTACTACAGTTCCTTTATTAGATTTTAAAACTACTTGATTTTCAAAATGGGTAGGGTATAATGCAATTTGTCCGATAGTCCCGCCATTCTGTATGGAATTACTACTTAATTTGGTATCAACTGATGTGCAAATGTCTACTAACTCCCATACATTGTTTTCACCGGGAATATCTCCTTTTGTATACCATTGGTTTTTGTAGACCTTACCCTCATAAACAACCTCAGTATTTTTATTATCATAAATCAGCTCGCTATTCCATTCATTTAACGAAGTACAATCCGCACCGGATCCATCACAGATTTCAATTAATTCCCAGGGTCCTCCATCAGTAGGTATTTGACCTTCACTATGCCATTTATTCTGGTATGCTCTACCCAGGTAGGTAACGATAGTACCAGATTGACTGTATATTTCTGTCGGACTATAAGCAGGAGCATCACATGCTTCGGTAGAAGTGTCACAGGTTCCTTCTATCTTATTACAACCACATTCACCCGGTTCTGTTTTATTAGCATCCGTAGCACATAAATCTCCGAAGGTTGCAACATATCCTTCAGGCTGCGAACAAGCTTCCAGGGATTCTGATTCTACACCAACTCCATCTCCATCCGTATCGGCATACCAAACAGAACCTTCCGTTGCTTCCGGGTTATCGTCGCAAAAGTCACCGTTGATAGCTACAAATCCTCTCGGTTGCTCACAAGCGGTACGGGTACTTGTATTAGAACCTACACCATCTCCGTCTTGATCTTCATACCAGATAACTCCCTCTGTTTCATCAGGATTATCGTCACAAAAATCCCCCTTTATCGCAACATAACCTTCCGGTTGTTCACAAGCAGATAGTACCTCATCTTCTGATCCTATTCCATCCTGGTCTTGATCTACATACCAGGTAGTAGGTTCGGTAACGTCTGGATTATCATCACATAAATCACCGGATGTGGCTACATAGCCCTCCGGTTGTTCACATGCAACCACCGTATCCGTATCAGCTCCAATTCCGTCTCCATCAGCATCCACATACCATGTTGTTTCAGAGCATCCGTCTAGTTCATAAGCGCCTAAATCCGGCTTGCCATCTGATCGGGTATTCCCTAAATAATCCAAAGGTACTTCTGCAAGAGGTATCCCTAAATCCTGAATGCTGTTACTAGCTGTAATATAAGGACTCTCACTACTAATCGAAGTATTTATAAAAGAAATCCCTTCTTTAGGACAAGTAGTACATAAAGCAAAAACACTATCAATCTCAGGCCCTGAATGGTAATTGTTAGAATAATCGACATTTCTATTTGGGTCTATTTCATTAACCCTTGATTCTGATAAAAAAATGTTGTTTTTAATTTCGAAATCTTTACATAAACCTACTCTTATCTCTGCATTTCCGTTGTCTCCATCATTTTGAAAAGCATTATTTACTACCGTGTTGTTGTAGATATTACAATTAGAACTTAAATAAAAATGTAAACCGCTACCCCCATTTTCAGCGGCAACATTGTTACGAACCAAAGTAGTTGCACTATAAGACGGGTAGGTAATGTTTGGATCTTTATAGTTTCGGGTTTGAACATGATTAAAATCATCTACAATTAAGCCGTTACCATCATAAAATTCACAGGAAGGTAATTGTGGTACTTTTAATTGATTTTCATAAAATAAATTATTTTCTATAAGGTTATGAACTCCCGTAGTCCCATCAGTATTAATAAATTGATATAAGTTCAAACCACTAGTTCCGTATAAGGTATACCAGGCATTATTATGTATTTTGTTATTACGCACGGTAACATAATCGACCTGTTGTAATGCAATACCCGAACTGGTACAGTCAAAAACCTCACAGTCTTCAATAGTAATATGATGTGGCACCTGACTGCTGGAAGAATTACTCCAACGTAAATTAGGGCCTACTACCAGGATTCCTGTTCCGTTAAAGCGGCCTTGTGGCCCGCCTAATTTATTGTTTTGACAACTACCCGGTTGCGCCAGTGCTTCTTCTAGGGTAATCCTACTTCGTGTTCCCTGAATTCTAAGTCCTCGTAAAGCAATATAAGAAGCACCATCAGTAATATCAATTCCGGTCCACCCGTCAAATTTTAATAGAGGGCTATGACCCGGATAGTTTTGAATTGTAATATAGTTATCAGGTGTCCCTGAATTATTAATTCTAAAAAGTTCGCCTCCGGTCCAGGGATAATCTCCATCCATTAAATAAACATTATCACCAGGTTGCAGGGTAAGTCCGCTTATTCGATTCGCACTTTTAAATGCTTGTGATTCGGAGGTACCACTATTACCATCATTTCCTGTTTTAGGATTAACATAGTAATCAGTTGCAAAAGATTGCAATACAAAAATAGAGCAAAATAGTAGGGTAAATTTTGACTTCATGTGTAAGAATTATGTGATTAACTTCTGCAAAAATAAAGAGTACCAGGGGAAGTATTATGTTATCAAACATTAAAAAAACATAAATTTCGTTATGATAACCAATATATTAGTCAGAGTGTCAGGTTAACCTATAAAACACGGGATTGTAGGAAAATAAAGGTGTAATGTAAGACTTTTTATAAAAAAACAGAATTATTATAAATATGTTTTTAAGTACACATGAAAATTTATACTATGCTAATAATACTAATTTTAATTATCAAATTCTTAAATTTGCCCTTTTGCTAAAAAATGTAAAATCTTAAAGGAATGTTTGATAATTTAAGCGATAAACTG from Aquimarina sp. ERC-38 includes these protein-coding regions:
- a CDS encoding GNAT family N-acetyltransferase, coding for MNYQITKSTQSDLGQLQQFFYDVVTNFKSQRIMSLDTQKYMRLVADRNFWNDKFKNAFVYTVKLNSEILGVAMLLKDGTIPVLLVHHNYRRKGIATRLYHTLEAVALHNHILVLKIAIEEKRTVFFKKVGFEIATTVQKAVGSEDFKELVAIKYLKYYSKN
- a CDS encoding TonB-dependent receptor; translated protein: MTFGKNKRKHILSIVFYFIFSFVFSQAKIKKKSLSAILVEVSNTSPYTFSYLDRDIRDVEIPIPLPDQKEILVLLEYFQKHCNLEFKVLPNNIIAVYLQDAKSIVKCGIVTNINGNPIEAVVNGNDFRKTTDGRGEFNFVATEEKETIVISAPGYITKRFLAKQFTSNTCKPIILQTVSLDLEEVVVTNYLIKGIFKNSDGSISLDYSDFGILPGLTEPDLLQTLQSLPGITSANETISDLNIRGGTRDQNLILWDGIKMYQFSHFFGLISTFNPYLTSNVRVYKNGTDASYGDGVSSVIEMNTSNEVQHTFTASAGLNLISTDIYVDTPISKNSSVQIAFRRSINDFVETPTYTQFFDKAFQDTEVVDMNNSDIDFSFRDASIRGLFKIGKKDMLKVNGILMGNNLLFQENSMEDNNNTSKQSSISQNNYALGLSHIRDWTPDWKSEIFIYGSSYLLESNNSDVINNQTLIQRNDVLETGVKSILNRTVSNKINAKIGYQFNETGIANLRRIDNPGFIASEKDVLRTHSGFTEVSFNSLNKKTMLNAGLRINYITKLDKTYVEPRISYQQKLNKHFTFELLGELKSQTTTQIIDFQNDFLGVENRRWVLADDTSDNPLEIIPVVTSQQISSGLQYQNRSFLIQTDFYYKNVNGILARSQGFLNQYEFANDTGAYNVKGMDFLVTKKIKDFNTWIGYSYAQNDYEFTTLEDSNFKNNIDIRHQINIAAAYSTRKLAVSAGLTWRTGIPSTLPRFDTDTSITDSITYEFPNSDRLEDYVRMDISATYKFRWSDKLRSMVGLSVWNTFSRNNITNRYYRLSSDNQITEIEEEGLGFTPNLVFRIIF
- a CDS encoding FecR family protein; this encodes MNKEELILKWLNRESMSSSEMKAFEELDVYQSVIKIGEGATSFRAPEFNQEESLQHLLETRNQNSRLKKFLDTPIVSWMVRIAAIFILGFAVYFIGFTSNGSKNLQTTIAETKGFNLPDQSRVVLNAASTIAYDKEHWKNNRSVKLEGEAYFKVAKGKKFDVKTKQGTVSVLGTEFNVINRGSFFQVQCYEGRVGITVNKKYYELTKGQSVQLVEGTLHQFSDLQSAPSWLDNVSSFKSVPLYLVIEEFERQYGKKINYNTIDSKLLFTGNFVNSDFKSALQSIIVPMQLKYSINHNIITLYKD
- a CDS encoding RNA polymerase sigma factor, encoding MRSKTKSLFSNVCDEGIYAKLHAEHAKNLHDFIYYKYGNAVDPGDKVQEAFIKLWNLCKEVTPDKAKSFLFTVAKNLSLNDIKHDNVRFRYQTDYSAYHKDVDKNNPERILEEKEYFKKYEIALNKLSEAQRIAFLMNRAEGKKHQEIADILGISKKAVEKRIYGAVDKLMEEINKI
- a CDS encoding fasciclin domain-containing protein produces the protein MKNYFKKFLLPFISVIMLTVLFSCQEDDNNSIPEPEPIGIEESPIISFDEIDELTQNTVDGELNLPEDDQVVTKNGIKISRERFTYDFNAEVNSGSGVGTVLSGRLRLNITLYHASFALIRGRLTLPDGSRARTRGAIVSDGTVYLIIELGRFDRVAGIGRIGKDGNLAGRFALFANGLGRGDWTAELVNSTVPTQTIVDLIVADGRFTSLVGALQEAELVETLSGKGPFTVFAPTDEAFSALSAVPSGDDLLQVLLYHGLSGKFNTRKLLVEKMTETLQGSKVKVSLNDNNEIVINDTVKLLEANITGSNGIFHVIDAVLIPPTPKTIVEIAVETPELSTLVSAVQAAGLVDALNGEGPLTVFAPTNDAFAALSALPEGDALTEVLTYHVASGAFSAADLLEKQTVTTLQGDEVTIEQQGDKVLLNGSIEVAIADIEASNGIVHVITGVLIPAVAPSKTIVEIALETPELSTLVSAVQAAGLVDALNGEGPLTVFAPTNDAFAALSALPEGDALTEVLTYHVASGAFSAADLLEKQTVTTLQGDEVTIEQQGDKVLLNGSIEVAIADIEASNGIVHVITGVLIPEQDNTPTILDIVKKNDNFSILYGIIGSLGLEDALNGTNPITVFAPNNRAFQKNPGISMSEYETIIKNHILAGSFKASNLLDQGSVRNIQQKKITVKQDKKGNVVVANQAKVIRADIEASNGTVHIINDVLLLK
- a CDS encoding T9SS type A sorting domain-containing protein, whose translation is MKSKFTLLFCSIFVLQSFATDYYVNPKTGNDGNSGTSESQAFKSANRISGLTLQPGDNVYLMDGDYPWTGGELFRINNSGTPDNYITIQNYPGHSPLLKFDGWTGIDITDGASYIALRGLRIQGTRSRITLEEALAQPGSCQNNKLGGPQGRFNGTGILVVGPNLRWSNSSSSQVPHHITIEDCEVFDCTSSGIALQQVDYVTVRNNKIHNNAWYTLYGTSGLNLYQFINTDGTTGVHNLIENNLFYENQLKVPQLPSCEFYDGNGLIVDDFNHVQTRNYKDPNITYPSYSATTLVRNNVAAENGGSGLHFYLSSNCNIYNNTVVNNAFQNDGDNGNAEIRVGLCKDFEIKNNIFLSESRVNEIDPNRNVDYSNNYHSGPEIDSVFALCTTCPKEGISFINTSISSESPYITASNSIQDLGIPLAEVPLDYLGNTRSDGKPDLGAYELDGCSETTWYVDADGDGIGADTDTVVACEQPEGYVATSGDLCDDNPDVTEPTTWYVDQDQDGIGSEDEVLSACEQPEGYVAIKGDFCDDNPDETEGVIWYEDQDGDGVGSNTSTRTACEQPRGFVAINGDFCDDNPEATEGSVWYADTDGDGVGVESESLEACSQPEGYVATFGDLCATDANKTEPGECGCNKIEGTCDTSTEACDAPAYSPTEIYSQSGTIVTYLGRAYQNKWHSEGQIPTDGGPWELIEICDGSGADCTSLNEWNSELIYDNKNTEVVYEGKVYKNQWYTKGDIPGENNVWELVDICTSVDTKLSSNSIQNGGTIGQIALYPTHFENQVVLKSNKGTVVKVFTTAGKLVFIDVTIATTTYITLSNVQSGMYLVHITSKENTIIERIVKK